The proteins below are encoded in one region of Shewanella putrefaciens:
- a CDS encoding DUF2987 domain-containing protein: protein MYKKCLLAGLCLWTSMAHSATISLEYKGFYDRLKQVNKGGYQLVEVAFSVPMQPNCFIQSGTISSEKTSTPLTYTSAQRLFIPFDDALKDQRALINLNFAGSAEGCAIAMQVRAKRTLTEYDKAQLQQLVDEMDNLLGTMQGFPMRYFREPIAGLNFEFSPEQDISVSVDGREQHIKGSFKLTAAELDSVNSLGFSHPPAILSPWVK, encoded by the coding sequence ATGTATAAAAAATGCTTATTAGCAGGGTTATGTTTATGGACGTCTATGGCTCATTCAGCAACCATATCCCTTGAATATAAAGGTTTCTACGATAGATTAAAGCAAGTTAATAAGGGCGGTTATCAACTCGTCGAAGTGGCATTCAGTGTGCCTATGCAGCCTAATTGCTTTATACAAAGCGGTACTATTTCAAGTGAAAAAACTTCAACGCCATTAACTTATACCTCGGCTCAGCGATTATTTATCCCCTTCGATGATGCTTTAAAGGACCAGCGGGCCTTAATTAATCTGAATTTTGCGGGCAGTGCCGAGGGTTGCGCCATTGCGATGCAGGTCCGTGCTAAGCGAACCCTAACAGAGTACGATAAAGCGCAGTTGCAGCAACTAGTTGATGAAATGGATAATTTGCTTGGGACCATGCAAGGATTCCCCATGCGCTATTTTAGGGAGCCAATTGCAGGACTGAATTTTGAGTTTAGCCCAGAGCAAGACATTAGCGTCAGTGTTGATGGGCGTGAGCAACACATCAAAGGCAGTTTTAAATTAACCGCCGCAGAGCTTGATTCAGTGAATTCATTAGGTTTCAGCCACCCCCCCGCGATATTAAGCCCCTGGGTGAAATAA
- a CDS encoding amino acid aminotransferase, whose protein sequence is MIFSQVVLAPADPILGLTDTFKADPRQDKVNLGVGIYKDEAGQTPVLQSVKKAEALLLEQEKTKNYLGIEGVQAYNRVVQELLFGAGSALSTSGRAATAQAPGGTGALRIAAEFLLRNTPSRTVWVSNPTWANHQNIFETAGLTVKEYGYYNASAHDIDFDAMMTDLAGAEAGDIILLHGCCHNPTGIDLTLAQWDSVAKLCADKKLVPLFDFAYQGFGSGIEEDAAGLRLVASKVPELLVANSFSKNFGLYNERIGAVTVVAADADAAVRAFSQVKRTIRANYSNPPAHGALIVSTILGDATLKAMWVQEVTEMRERIAEMRTLFVESLKAEGVTQDFSFISRQNGMFSFSGLNKAQVARLKDEFGVYIVGSGRISVAGMTKTNMPVICKAIAQVL, encoded by the coding sequence ATGATTTTCTCTCAGGTAGTACTTGCACCCGCCGATCCCATCCTTGGTTTAACTGATACTTTTAAGGCTGATCCCCGCCAAGATAAAGTCAACCTCGGTGTAGGGATTTATAAGGACGAAGCAGGACAGACCCCCGTATTACAGTCTGTTAAAAAGGCTGAGGCGCTGTTGCTCGAGCAAGAGAAGACAAAAAACTACTTAGGGATTGAAGGCGTACAAGCCTATAACCGCGTAGTACAAGAACTGTTGTTTGGTGCAGGCAGTGCGCTTTCCACATCGGGTCGTGCCGCAACGGCTCAGGCGCCAGGTGGTACAGGAGCATTACGTATCGCGGCCGAGTTTTTACTGCGTAACACGCCATCCCGTACTGTGTGGGTGAGTAATCCCACTTGGGCAAACCATCAAAATATCTTTGAAACCGCCGGATTAACTGTCAAAGAATACGGCTATTACAATGCCAGTGCCCATGATATCGATTTTGATGCCATGATGACGGATCTTGCCGGTGCCGAAGCGGGCGATATCATTCTGCTGCATGGTTGCTGCCATAATCCAACGGGTATCGATTTAACGCTGGCGCAGTGGGACAGCGTTGCAAAGCTTTGTGCCGATAAAAAACTGGTTCCATTATTTGATTTTGCATATCAAGGATTTGGTAGTGGAATTGAAGAGGATGCAGCAGGTTTACGTTTAGTCGCATCTAAAGTGCCTGAGCTATTAGTGGCGAACTCATTTTCTAAAAACTTTGGTTTGTATAATGAACGTATCGGCGCCGTGACTGTGGTTGCTGCGGATGCAGATGCTGCGGTACGCGCCTTTAGCCAAGTGAAGCGCACTATTCGTGCAAACTACTCAAACCCGCCCGCCCACGGCGCCTTGATCGTCAGCACCATTCTGGGTGATGCAACACTAAAAGCCATGTGGGTACAAGAAGTAACAGAGATGCGTGAGCGTATTGCCGAAATGCGCACATTATTTGTCGAGAGTTTGAAGGCAGAAGGGGTTACACAGGACTTTAGCTTTATTTCCCGTCAAAATGGCATGTTCAGTTTCTCGGGTTTAAATAAAGCCCAGGTTGCACGCCTAAAGGATGAATTTGGTGTCTATATTGTGGGATCTGGCCGCATCAGTGTCGCGGGCATGACTAAAACCAATATGCCAGTGATCTGCAAGGCGATTGCACAAGTGCTTTAA
- a CDS encoding YvcK family protein, giving the protein MQHQLLNQYNNVVAIGGGHGLGRVLSSLDFLGKRLTGIVATTDNGGSTGRLRAQQDCIAWGDLRNCLSHLAYRPSVGSQLFEYRFQGDTELSGHNLGNLMLLALDQLCVRPLEAVDIIRNLLKIETRLIPMSEQPTHLVALQACGSKVFGEVNVDKMAEAPIALCLEPQVDATFEACESIRQADLIILGPGSFLTSIMPPLLLPRFAKSVAASKAPVIFIDNLDDESSPAAQFSLEQRIAWCHQVIGKPVITKVLRHGEQVRLDTLVNYFPLKNRHNPNLHDQAGLRDALSAVLRIKSDLGLQSLAC; this is encoded by the coding sequence ATGCAGCATCAGCTCTTAAATCAGTACAATAATGTCGTCGCCATCGGTGGAGGCCATGGTTTAGGCCGAGTCCTCTCATCACTCGACTTTCTAGGTAAGCGCCTTACTGGTATTGTCGCCACAACGGATAACGGTGGCTCAACGGGCAGATTAAGGGCGCAGCAGGATTGTATTGCCTGGGGCGATCTTCGCAATTGTCTATCACACCTCGCTTATCGCCCTTCTGTCGGCTCACAACTGTTTGAATATCGCTTCCAAGGTGACACTGAGTTGAGTGGCCATAATCTAGGAAACCTCATGCTGCTGGCGCTGGATCAACTCTGCGTTAGGCCACTCGAGGCAGTGGATATTATTCGAAATCTTTTGAAAATAGAGACACGGCTTATACCTATGTCGGAGCAACCTACTCACTTGGTCGCCCTTCAGGCATGTGGTAGCAAGGTTTTTGGTGAAGTGAATGTCGATAAAATGGCCGAAGCCCCGATTGCACTGTGCCTTGAACCACAGGTCGATGCCACTTTTGAAGCCTGTGAATCAATTCGCCAAGCCGATCTGATCATCTTAGGCCCAGGGAGTTTCTTGACCAGTATTATGCCTCCGCTCCTATTGCCCCGTTTTGCCAAAAGTGTGGCGGCATCTAAAGCGCCGGTGATCTTTATTGATAACCTCGATGATGAATCATCCCCAGCGGCTCAATTTAGTCTTGAACAACGCATCGCTTGGTGCCATCAGGTGATTGGAAAGCCAGTGATCACTAAAGTGCTGCGCCACGGTGAGCAGGTTCGTTTAGACACGTTAGTTAACTATTTCCCACTCAAAAACAGACATAATCCTAACCTGCATGATCAAGCGGGACTGAGGGATGCACTCAGTGCTGTGCTGCGAATAAAATCGGATTTAGGCTTACAATCCCTCGCCTGTTAA
- the uspE gene encoding universal stress protein UspE — translation MKDYQKILVVVDPTTENQVALARAVTLASKSNAHVTVFLSIFDFSYEMTSILSNQEREAMRQGVIDQRLAWIQDLLAAYSHLQLSIDTQVIWHNRPFESIINHAIAGQYDLIVKGTHAHDKLKAVIFTPTDWHLMRKAPVPVLMVKDHDWPDAGKILCAVNVATEDTDHQMLNGKIIEHAKDLALKFAAEVHLVNGYPGTPINLAIELPDFDAQTYNDTIRVQHEQRVNYLAKAYGIDENRCHVKEGLPEDVIPELAEQLDAELVILGTVGRTGFSAALIGNTAEHVIDSINCDLLAIKPDGYKSPLEEA, via the coding sequence ATGAAGGATTATCAAAAAATACTGGTTGTCGTTGACCCCACGACTGAAAATCAGGTTGCCCTCGCTCGCGCCGTAACCTTAGCGAGTAAATCTAATGCCCATGTGACTGTGTTTCTTTCTATTTTTGATTTCTCCTATGAAATGACCTCGATTCTGTCTAATCAGGAACGTGAAGCCATGCGTCAAGGGGTTATCGACCAACGATTAGCATGGATCCAAGACTTACTCGCGGCCTATAGTCATTTACAACTCAGTATCGACACCCAAGTCATTTGGCATAATCGTCCCTTCGAAAGCATTATTAACCATGCGATTGCAGGTCAATACGATTTGATTGTTAAGGGAACCCACGCCCATGACAAACTTAAGGCGGTGATCTTCACCCCAACCGATTGGCATTTAATGCGTAAAGCCCCAGTGCCGGTATTAATGGTCAAGGACCATGATTGGCCTGATGCGGGTAAAATTCTTTGTGCCGTCAACGTGGCAACCGAAGATACAGATCATCAAATGCTTAACGGTAAAATTATCGAGCATGCAAAGGATTTAGCCCTTAAATTTGCAGCCGAAGTCCATTTAGTCAATGGTTATCCGGGAACGCCGATTAACTTGGCGATTGAATTGCCCGATTTTGATGCGCAAACCTACAATGACACTATTCGCGTGCAACATGAACAACGTGTCAATTACCTTGCGAAGGCTTATGGCATTGATGAAAATCGTTGCCATGTAAAAGAAGGCTTACCAGAGGATGTTATTCCTGAATTAGCCGAGCAATTAGATGCAGAGCTTGTGATCTTAGGCACTGTAGGCCGCACTGGGTTCTCTGCGGCATTAATTGGCAATACCGCAGAGCATGTGATTGATAGCATTAATTGCGATTTATTAGCGATTAAGCCTGATGGTTATAAATCCCCCTTAGAAGAGGCTTAA
- a CDS encoding glucosaminidase domain-containing protein, translated as MKTGRIGSFTLALAMVILAIFSLRIWLIPTADEPVSVVAQLENSVDPVTQVPDFSAINDITQKKKAFFDFLRPIIQQQNAIIATERDFVSDMGKLIENGESLSETQLAQLNQLFDKYQYAARNIDTKSLNSLLKRVDIVPESMVLIQAANESGWGSSRFAREGFNFFGEWCFSEGCGIVPSSRGSGKVHEVKVFPSVDASVASYMRNLNANTAYTLFRSIRADLRSQELEPTADQLIYGLVNYSERQEAYIDELLDMLRHNEKYLVKLDV; from the coding sequence TTGAAAACGGGTAGAATTGGTTCATTTACACTGGCGTTAGCCATGGTGATATTAGCAATATTTTCGCTGAGAATTTGGCTCATCCCAACTGCAGATGAGCCCGTTTCCGTTGTGGCCCAATTGGAAAACTCCGTCGATCCTGTGACTCAAGTACCTGACTTCTCAGCTATAAACGACATCACGCAAAAGAAGAAAGCATTTTTCGATTTCCTAAGACCCATTATTCAACAACAAAATGCCATTATTGCTACTGAGCGTGATTTTGTCAGCGACATGGGCAAGCTGATTGAGAATGGTGAAAGTCTATCGGAAACACAGCTAGCGCAGCTCAATCAACTTTTTGATAAATATCAGTATGCCGCGCGAAATATTGACACTAAGTCCCTGAACAGCCTGCTTAAACGTGTTGATATAGTGCCAGAATCTATGGTGCTTATTCAGGCTGCAAATGAATCTGGCTGGGGAAGTTCACGTTTCGCTCGGGAGGGTTTTAATTTCTTCGGAGAATGGTGCTTTAGTGAGGGTTGTGGGATTGTGCCATCTTCCCGCGGCTCAGGAAAAGTCCACGAAGTCAAAGTCTTCCCTTCAGTAGATGCCTCAGTGGCATCGTATATGCGCAATTTAAATGCGAATACGGCCTACACATTGTTTCGCTCTATTCGCGCCGACTTACGGTCGCAGGAACTCGAGCCTACCGCAGATCAATTAATTTATGGATTGGTGAATTATTCTGAAAGGCAAGAAGCTTATATCGATGAATTACTCGATATGTTACGTCACAATGAAAAATATTTGGTGAAGCTTGATGTATAA
- the ccoS gene encoding cbb3-type cytochrome oxidase assembly protein CcoS produces MEIIYVLIPIAMIFVAIAVMVFFWAVKSEQFDDLDRQSVSILFDENTDKPGQTPTPVTQTAAQHDEMAAQQAIKNQQKGMPL; encoded by the coding sequence ATGGAAATTATTTATGTGCTTATCCCTATTGCTATGATCTTTGTCGCCATCGCGGTAATGGTATTTTTTTGGGCTGTGAAATCAGAACAATTTGACGATCTTGACCGTCAAAGTGTTTCCATTCTGTTTGATGAAAACACCGATAAACCCGGCCAAACACCGACACCCGTCACTCAGACTGCAGCCCAGCATGATGAAATGGCTGCACAGCAAGCGATAAAAAATCAGCAAAAAGGCATGCCTTTGTGA
- a CDS encoding glyceraldehyde-3-phosphate dehydrogenase produces the protein MSADKHLQSWQERFEMAEAMQPLLGKLYRNQGVEVVVYGKPLLNASTIEIIKAHRLVRRHVGEKLRLRESFPFVQALSKLAVKQCKVDIGKLAVNYWRDHTDTSEIENYMAKSLADAIDHADDIAPRDVVLYGFGRIGRLLARLLIERTGRSNKLRLRAIVLRGGKKGDLEKRASLLRRDSVHGPFNGSVEVDEENNAIIANGTYIQVIYANSPDEVDYTKYGINDALVVDNTGIWKDEAGLGLHLKSPGASKVLLTAPAKGAIKNIVYGVNEGDITPEDIIVSAASCTTNAITPVLKAVNDKYGIENGHVETIHSYTNDQNLIDNYHSADRRGRSAPLNMVITETGAAKAVAKALPVLAGKLTGNAIRVPTPNVSMAIISMNLNAETNKDELNEYLKDIALQSPLQNQIDYTDSTEIVSSDLVGSRYAGVVDSQATIAEGKRAILYVWYDNEFGYSCQVVGVMQTMLGLTTLSLPA, from the coding sequence ATGAGCGCTGATAAACACCTACAAAGTTGGCAAGAACGTTTTGAAATGGCAGAGGCGATGCAGCCTTTGTTGGGCAAGTTATACCGTAACCAAGGCGTTGAAGTGGTGGTTTATGGTAAGCCGCTACTCAATGCTTCTACTATTGAAATCATTAAAGCGCACCGTTTAGTTCGTCGCCATGTGGGCGAAAAATTACGTTTACGCGAGAGTTTCCCCTTCGTTCAAGCATTAAGCAAACTCGCCGTTAAACAATGCAAAGTGGATATTGGTAAGCTTGCCGTTAACTATTGGCGCGACCATACCGATACCAGCGAAATCGAAAACTATATGGCAAAGTCTCTGGCAGATGCCATAGATCATGCCGATGATATCGCTCCACGTGATGTTGTACTTTATGGTTTTGGTCGTATCGGCCGTTTATTAGCGCGTTTATTGATTGAACGCACAGGTCGCAGCAATAAGTTAAGATTGCGCGCTATCGTGTTACGTGGCGGTAAGAAAGGCGATTTAGAAAAACGCGCCAGTTTGTTACGCCGTGATTCTGTCCATGGCCCATTCAATGGCTCGGTAGAAGTCGACGAAGAAAACAACGCCATTATAGCCAACGGCACTTATATCCAAGTCATTTATGCTAATTCACCCGATGAAGTGGATTACACTAAATATGGTATTAACGATGCTTTAGTCGTCGATAACACAGGTATTTGGAAGGATGAAGCGGGTCTTGGTTTACACCTTAAGAGCCCAGGTGCTAGCAAAGTATTGCTAACAGCTCCGGCAAAAGGCGCAATTAAGAACATCGTTTACGGTGTGAACGAAGGTGATATCACACCTGAAGATATTATCGTTTCTGCGGCGAGCTGTACTACTAACGCTATTACGCCAGTGCTGAAAGCGGTAAATGATAAGTATGGCATCGAGAATGGTCACGTAGAAACTATCCACTCTTATACCAACGATCAAAATCTTATCGACAACTACCACAGCGCCGACCGCCGCGGCCGCAGTGCACCATTGAACATGGTGATCACTGAAACGGGCGCTGCGAAAGCCGTTGCTAAAGCGTTACCTGTTTTAGCAGGCAAGTTGACCGGTAATGCGATTCGTGTACCAACACCGAACGTCTCTATGGCGATTATCAGCATGAATCTGAATGCTGAAACCAATAAAGATGAACTGAACGAGTACCTCAAAGATATCGCGCTACAATCACCGCTACAAAATCAAATCGATTACACCGACTCTACTGAGATTGTATCGAGCGATTTAGTGGGTTCTCGCTACGCGGGTGTGGTTGATTCGCAAGCTACTATCGCTGAAGGTAAGCGTGCGATCCTGTACGTGTGGTATGACAACGAGTTTGGCTACAGTTGCCAAGTGGTTGGCGTCATGCAAACCATGTTAGGGTTAACGACGCTTTCTCTACCTGCATAA
- the etrA gene encoding electron transport transcriptional regulator EtrA, which produces MTIEQNKNRRPAASGCTIHCHDCSMGTLCIPFTLNANELDQLDDIIERKKPIQKGEQIFKSGDPLKSLFAIRSGTIKSYTITEQGDEQITGFHLAGDVIGFDGIHAQLHQSFAQALETSMVCEIPFNILDELSGTMPKLRQQIMRLMSNEIMSDQEMILLLSKKNAEERLAAFISNLANRFGNRGFSPKEFRLTMTRGDIGNYLGLTVETISRLLGRFQKSGLIEVKGKYITIVDHQELNLLAGNARIAR; this is translated from the coding sequence ATGACAATCGAACAGAATAAAAATCGTCGCCCCGCTGCTAGCGGATGCACAATCCATTGTCACGACTGCAGTATGGGTACCCTTTGCATTCCTTTTACCCTTAATGCCAATGAACTCGATCAACTCGATGATATTATTGAGCGCAAAAAACCCATCCAGAAAGGCGAGCAGATTTTTAAATCTGGCGATCCCTTAAAATCACTCTTTGCTATCCGCTCTGGCACCATCAAAAGCTATACCATTACCGAACAAGGCGATGAGCAGATAACCGGTTTTCATTTGGCGGGTGATGTCATTGGTTTCGATGGTATTCACGCGCAGTTGCATCAAAGTTTTGCCCAAGCGCTCGAAACTTCCATGGTATGTGAAATCCCCTTTAATATTCTCGATGAACTCTCGGGCACTATGCCTAAGCTGCGCCAACAAATTATGCGCCTAATGAGCAATGAAATTATGAGCGATCAAGAAATGATCCTCTTGCTCAGCAAAAAAAATGCCGAGGAACGCCTCGCCGCATTTATTAGCAATCTTGCGAATCGTTTTGGCAACCGTGGTTTTTCACCCAAAGAATTCCGTTTAACTATGACTCGCGGTGATATAGGTAACTATCTTGGGCTTACCGTTGAAACCATCAGCCGCCTACTCGGCCGTTTCCAAAAATCAGGCTTAATTGAAGTGAAAGGCAAATACATCACCATAGTCGATCACCAAGAGCTAAACTTATTAGCCGGAAACGCCAGAATCGCGAGATAA
- the ttcA gene encoding tRNA 2-thiocytidine(32) synthetase TtcA: MLEAMSEVMASQMSEELSKKQTTRLNKLQKRLRREVGSAIADYNMIEDGDRVMCCLSGGKDSYAMLDILMNLQQRAPIQFEIIAVNLDQKQPGFPEDVLPAYLDKLNIPYHILEKDTYSIVKDKIPEGKTTCSLCSRLRRGTLYGFAQRIGATKIALGHHRDDIIETLFLNMFFGGKMKAMPPKLLSDDGANVVIRPLAYCREKDLEEYAELKQFPIIPCNLCGSQENLKRQAVKDMLNQWDRQYPGRIETIFTAMQNTAPSQGVDREQFDFISLKRDPNAPMKGDVAEADLPAFDFLDIANNGHIDLDAVKRIDIVNVYEV; this comes from the coding sequence ATGTTGGAAGCTATGTCTGAAGTTATGGCGAGTCAAATGTCTGAAGAATTATCAAAAAAACAAACTACCCGTCTGAATAAATTGCAAAAGCGTCTGCGTCGTGAAGTGGGTAGCGCCATCGCCGATTACAATATGATCGAAGATGGTGATCGTGTCATGTGCTGCCTCAGTGGCGGTAAAGACAGCTATGCCATGCTCGATATTCTGATGAATCTACAGCAACGCGCGCCCATTCAGTTTGAAATTATTGCCGTGAATTTAGATCAGAAGCAGCCCGGTTTCCCCGAAGATGTGCTGCCCGCTTATCTGGATAAGTTAAACATCCCCTATCATATTCTCGAGAAAGACACTTACTCGATAGTAAAGGACAAAATCCCCGAGGGGAAAACCACCTGCTCCCTGTGCTCTCGCCTACGCCGCGGAACGCTCTACGGCTTTGCCCAACGTATCGGCGCGACAAAAATTGCCCTAGGCCATCACAGGGACGATATTATCGAGACCTTGTTCTTAAACATGTTCTTCGGCGGCAAGATGAAAGCCATGCCACCTAAACTGCTGTCGGATGATGGGGCCAATGTGGTTATTCGTCCTTTAGCCTATTGCCGCGAAAAGGATTTAGAGGAATATGCCGAGTTAAAGCAGTTCCCTATTATTCCCTGTAACCTATGTGGCTCACAGGAAAACTTAAAGCGTCAAGCCGTTAAAGATATGCTTAACCAATGGGATAGACAATATCCAGGACGTATTGAAACCATTTTTACCGCCATGCAAAATACCGCTCCATCCCAAGGTGTTGACCGTGAGCAATTTGACTTTATCTCGCTCAAACGCGACCCCAATGCACCGATGAAAGGGGATGTAGCCGAGGCCGACTTACCCGCCTTCGATTTTCTCGATATTGCCAATAATGGTCATATTGATTTAGATGCGGTTAAGCGTATCGATATTGTCAATGTCTATGAGGTTTAA
- a CDS encoding sulfite exporter TauE/SafE family protein, protein MIEYNVTGAFLVGLMGAAHCFGMCGGLVGAFSAQIPHPKTGNLLSHQLKYLLSYNLGRILSYTLAGGLVGASSAGLGHLFQLDIYLIVLRIIAGLMMIATGLYIAKIWVGIVQIERVGQWLWHYLKPLAQRLVPIKNPHQAVMAGFIWGWLPCGLVYSTLTWSVASGSAIQGAFIMLAFGLGTLPALLSAGVAAKRLANWVQKKTVRLLSGLLLIAFGGQTLYIALAQLN, encoded by the coding sequence GTGATTGAGTACAATGTCACTGGTGCATTTCTTGTTGGTTTGATGGGCGCAGCCCATTGCTTTGGCATGTGTGGCGGTTTAGTGGGCGCTTTTTCAGCCCAAATCCCTCATCCTAAAACAGGTAATCTCTTATCCCATCAGCTCAAGTATCTACTGAGTTACAACCTTGGGCGAATTTTGAGTTACACCTTAGCGGGTGGTTTGGTAGGCGCATCCTCGGCAGGTCTGGGTCACTTATTTCAACTGGATATCTACCTCATTGTCCTGCGTATCATTGCCGGATTAATGATGATCGCAACGGGACTGTATATCGCTAAAATTTGGGTTGGAATAGTGCAAATTGAGCGCGTCGGTCAATGGCTATGGCACTATTTAAAACCCCTAGCTCAACGCCTTGTTCCTATTAAAAATCCACATCAAGCGGTTATGGCCGGTTTTATATGGGGCTGGCTCCCCTGCGGTCTCGTCTATAGTACCCTGACTTGGTCCGTGGCTTCTGGCTCTGCAATTCAAGGCGCGTTCATCATGCTTGCTTTTGGTTTGGGTACCTTACCCGCATTATTGAGTGCTGGCGTGGCGGCAAAACGGCTTGCCAACTGGGTGCAAAAGAAAACCGTTAGACTATTGAGTGGCTTACTTTTAATCGCCTTCGGTGGGCAAACTTTATATATCGCACTGGCGCAGCTAAACTAG